The genomic segment GCTGATGTTCAAACTGATCAATCTTATCAAGGATATTGCCCCGACAGAGTCGGCGATCTTATTGAATGGGGAAACCGGCACAGGCAAAGAATTGATCGCCAATATTCTCCACAATGAATCGAAAAGAAAGTGCGGTCCTTTTATGGCCGTTAACTGTGGAGCATTGCCTGATTCCCTTCTTGAGTCCGAACTCTTCGGTTATGAAAAAGGAGCTTTTACAGGAGCTAGTACCAGAAGGACGGGGAAGATCGAGTCGGCTTCGGGAGGGACGCTCTTTCTCGATGAAATAGAGTCGATGTCGGAGGCTATGCAGGTCCGCCTTTTGAGGGTGCTTCAGGAGAAGTCATTTCAGCGCCTGGGTGGTAATCAGGAGATAGGTGTTGATTTCAGACTGATCGCAGCTACCAATACCCACCCCGATGAGCTGCTCTCCACAGGCAAATTACGATCGGATCTTTACTATAGACTTTCCGTTTTCCCTATCCATATACCTCCCTTAAGAAACAGAATGGAAGATATTCCCCTGTTGACCAGACACTTTGTCAACAGAAAGAAAAAAGACGGCAGAGACTATGTTAAAGGCGTTGACAGCAAGGTCATGAAAATTTTACTGTCTGCGCCCTGGTTCGGGAATATCAGAGAATTGCAGAATGTGATCGAAAGGGCGGTAATGCTGGCGGATTCAGAATTGATTGATGCCGATTTAATCCAGATCCCGTCTCTGCCTACCCAAGAGAGAAACTATTCGCTTCCTGATGATCAGGCTTTCAGACCCGGCACGACACTTAAAACCTATAAAGCTGTGCTGGAGCAGTCGGCAGAGCGAAAATACCTGGTAGAGCTTCTTGAATACACCGGCGGCAGAATCGGTGAATCAGCTCAGCTTGCGGGTCTGACACCACGCGCACTCTATAATAAAATGAAAATTTACGGCCTCAAAAAAGAAAACTTCAAAAAAAACGGAACAATGATTCCGATCGGAACTATTCCTTAATCAAAATAAATACACATATTATCAATAATATATCTTCTGATATATCCATATCCTTATTGGTTCTTCGGAACAAATATCACTTATTTTCGGCGTGAGCCTCCTCTGTAAATATCAACATTTCGGCCTGTTACCTCCATTTATAAACTGGCACCGCGATTGCTAGTAAAATTGAGTAAAACAATTATTTCCTAAGTCTTATAATTGGAGGGGGAAAAATGAGTACATTCAACAAGCATCACGGTGATAGAGAACGATTTGGGAAATGCCAGATTTGTCTGGAGTATATTCCTATAGAATATTACTTTGGCATTGGCGACACCATTATGTGTTATGGATGCGGAAGCGAGTATGTTATTGAATCAAAAAACCCCGTGAAATTAAACCTATCTGAAGGTGTGTTTGATCCCGACGGTTTGGATGATGAATTTCTTTTCAATACCGGCTGGGATAAATAACTTATTCAGGTTTATCTGATCGGCAGCTTTCCCGTTGCAGGTAGTTTTTGCCCTGGGCGGGAAAGCTGCATTACCGAAATAATTCAGTTATCCTTTCGGAAATCTCAGACAGTACGCCAAGCCTCCATATTAATATTCATATTTTCTCTATATGCTTTTCAAATGCTGCAAGCGATAGATTGCGGGGGTTCTCATCTTGGCATTGGTTTCTCTTCAATATTAAATACAGAGGTGCGACCTCTTTCCCCATCTAGCACCGCCAAATCAATTCGGGCAGAGGAATGTCCTGACCTTGCGATCTGGTTTCATTGCTGGAAATGGACCTGTCCTTATCCTCTTCAATATTCTTCCTCATCTGATCATCTGCAGTAAATCTCATCACCAGATCCCGAATTCCAAGCGGCAACCTTCATTCATTGAATCCCAGGCGTGCCCCACCTATCCCATAGATGTGATGATATTTTCATCATCTATGTTCGCCGAATAACAAAAGCAGTGAGGTTGCAAGACATTTTACTGGGACCGTAACGGTTTCTGCCTCTGATTTAAGCGATTGAACTGCTATGAATAATTCATCAGAAGAATTTTTTCTTCCGATTGAAGAATGTGAGAAAAATGTGGGAAATCGAAAGTATGTTGTTGTGGAAGTGTGGATTGGTATTGGTGGAGTTGAAATGTGGCAGCGTCTAAAAGTTGAAAAACAAGACCCGCAGAATGTGTTCCCATGGTTGATTGGCGGTTAAAACTTAAACAAGTGTAACATTGGTCTGGTATTATTTATCCAGACAACAGACAGAGAAAAGAGGTAGAAAAAATTGAAACAATTACTAGGCCTTGCTGTATTAACCGGCCCGTTATTTCTGATTGTGTTATGGGTGCCGGTGTGTATTGCCTTAGCGTTTTTGGTAGGAAAGAAGTTAGTCAAAAAATCTCTGACTCTAAAAATTATAGGGGGAGTTACGGTTTTTCTGATCATGCTGCTTCTTCCCGTCTCCGACGAAATTGCCGGGAGAATCTACTTCAATCACCTTTGTGAAACTGAAGCTGGAGTGAAGGTTTATCAAACCATTGAGCTGCCTGCTGAGTATTGGGAAGAGGATGGGGGCCCAAGGTTTTACGATGAAAAAAATGGAAATTTTACGCTACCATCAAAAAAATTCTATAAGGTTGACTCAAAGAAAGTAAATCGTCTATTTGGTGTCCAAGAGCGTCGTGCATTTATTTTGGATAAAAATACTAACGAAATAATAGGCGAAAAACTGCTATTTCGATATTGGAGAGGGTACATTTTAAAGAACTTTACTCCTCACAATAGTGCGATTAGATGTGGTGGCGATTGGGATGAGTTTGTAGAAAAACAATTTACACAAACAATGGCGAAAGGTGGGGAATAAGCTATGGCAACAATAAGTGAATATTCTGAACAAGCCCAATTGTCACAGGCTGCATACGCTTCAGGTTTAATAAAAGATATGTTGGGTGGCGGAAATACAGGTGATCCCAGCGGCTACGCAGATTTGCTTATTGACGGTGGTATGTCCGAAACCCAAGCTATCGACTTCGCAAACAAATACACTGTAGTCGACCAATATGAAGATCCAGAGAGCGGCTTTTCAGGCACAGTTTTCCAGGATACATCCGGAAAGGTAGTCATGGCGATGCGTGGGACGCAACCAACTGCATTTCTTACTGACTGGCCTACCAACATTGCTGATATCGGTTCCGATGGCATAGCAATTGATCAGGGCATTGCGATGTACAACTGGTATCAACGTCTGATAACACCGGTAGGTTCAGAGGCGGTTCAGTTTGTTTATCACAAGGAAATTAGCGCCTTAGGTAAAATTATAAACCCTGCGTGGTTGGAGTGCAAAAAAGTAACTGTTGAAGGGGCTGGTGTAAATGAAGGCGGTGGTTTGGTTGGTAAGTCGGACATTGCGGTCACAGGTCATTCCCTGGGTGGTCATCTGGCAATGATCATGAGTAGAATTGCTCCAGATCTTGTGACATCAACATTGACATTCAACGCACCACGATTTGATACAAACTTTGCTCTTGATTGGTCAGTCATTCCATTTCCACAATTAACACTCAGTACGACCGCTCTGACTTGTGAAGGCTTTTTTGATTTATTAAGTGCTGCTGAATTAGAAAATTATGTCACTAATACTCTAACTGGTGATTCATGGACTCTTCGTAAAATCACCAATACTCGCATCGAAGGAGATGTAGTTTCCTTAATCGGCGATTTGCAGGGAGCCGGCGATCAGCTGCAGCTCTTTTCCGAAAGCATTAATGAAGGCCCTATTGATGCACATGACATGAAGGCAATAGCTGATGCCCTTGCCGTATACGATCTTATAGCACAGATAGATTCAAACCTTACCCTTGATTCAATAACGGGTATTCTCAAAGCATCGTCAAATATAGGGGAATATAGCCTCGAATCGGTCGTTTCCTCGTTGGGGGGCCTTTTTGTTACTGATTTGAACAAACGAACAGGGAGCGAATATAATGCTGATCGTGATCAACTCTATCAAGATATCAAAGATATAACTGCGACAATCTCCAAGCTTCCAAACCAAACTATCAAATCATTTTGCACTATCGACGCCGAAGGCAATTATGTCCCATTGTCCGCCTCGGAAATAAACATACTTGCCCAAAACAATATTGCCTATCGCTATGCCTTGATGAATCTCAATCCCTTTGCCCTTATCGCAGCGGATTATTCGAAATTTAATAAGAATGGGGAGCTTGATCTTTATACTTCCTCAACTCCAGACGGTCAACTAAGTGAAAAATATCTCCAGGACCGTGCCAATTTCCTGGTCCAGCTTCTTTATGAAAATATTAATGATACCGGCGCGAAGAATCCATACGACCCGATGAATATTGATGTTTATCCAAATCTCCCAGCTTATTATCATGCTGATTTAGCTACCGGAAATCAGTCCCTTAATGCAGTGTATTCTGATTTGGAGGCAAAGAAAGACAATTATCAGCAATTCATTTTCGGCTCAAACGAAGGAGATTTGGATATTGCCGGCGGGTCCAAAGACGATCACCTGTACGGCATGGGTGGCAATGATACCATCAAAGGCCATGGCGGCAACGACTACATAGAAGGCGGTCAGGGCCTTGACACCATGCACGGCGGAGCCGGTATAGATACCTTCTTCATCCAGGGTGAAGACACCGACTACGACATCTTCTACGGCGGTAGCGAACATGACAAAATCTTGGGTGGTAACAATAGCGGAGTGAAGGATGTAATCCGTTTGCATAATTTTAACTACGCCATTAATTCCATCGAAGAGGTCAATGGCCTGGCTGGAGATAATATCATCGCCGGCACGGGTGACGGGGACACTATAGATCTTTCCGGCACCACCCTGATTGACATCCATAGCGTATATGGCGGCGGGAATGAGGATACCCTCACCGGCGGCAAGGGCAACTATGCAGATCATCTCTATGGCGGTGAGGGTGGCGATACCCTGCGCGGCATGGGCGGTGATGACCATCTCTACGGCACCAGAGATGACCTGACAGATGACGATGCCAGGGATATCCTGGAAGGCGGAGCTGGAAATGACACCTATTATATCGGTGCTGGTGATATCATTAACGACTCAGATCAAACAGGGACCATCATCTTTGACAATCAGACCATATCTTCTTTGGTATTCATCCAGACAGCGGTAGGCAGCAACATCTACAAGACCGAAGATGGTGCTTTTACCGCATCTAAAAACAGCAGCAACATTCTCACGGTGAGTAAAAAGATAGATGGAACTATACAAAG from the Desulfopila inferna genome contains:
- a CDS encoding sigma-54 interaction domain-containing protein, with amino-acid sequence MYNILIFGFENELETLRRAYSDFPSKILKANSSAEFYSTAFSRVYDLWLIDCEHPDFSDLSLPDLFANQKLPLIIINDPGLSYISKIKKESVVLRQLTTEEVMTRSAAIFKEMMENKVARNFEKYLAGVFASHPDIDTLVTKSPLMFKLINLIKDIAPTESAILLNGETGTGKELIANILHNESKRKCGPFMAVNCGALPDSLLESELFGYEKGAFTGASTRRTGKIESASGGTLFLDEIESMSEAMQVRLLRVLQEKSFQRLGGNQEIGVDFRLIAATNTHPDELLSTGKLRSDLYYRLSVFPIHIPPLRNRMEDIPLLTRHFVNRKKKDGRDYVKGVDSKVMKILLSAPWFGNIRELQNVIERAVMLADSELIDADLIQIPSLPTQERNYSLPDDQAFRPGTTLKTYKAVLEQSAERKYLVELLEYTGGRIGESAQLAGLTPRALYNKMKIYGLKKENFKKNGTMIPIGTIP